The Brassica napus cultivar Da-Ae chromosome C7, Da-Ae, whole genome shotgun sequence genome has a segment encoding these proteins:
- the LOC106449446 gene encoding probable pectate lyase 4 — protein sequence MASLVLLTFSLLFATFSSPLVDAFNYSNDSTFAAPAPNPIDAFNYSDGNYTLGAPALNPIDACWRRDAKWSTNRQALARCAVGFGKAALGGSKGPIYVVTSPADDVGKPKPGTLRFGATQPNPLWITFARDMVIRLRTELEVKSHKTIDGRGVKVDIGNGPCISIKRASNVIIHGITVHDCRLSKGFDGDGIRVFQSRNVWIDHCHLSRCQDGLIDVVTSSTAVTISNNRLINHQKAMLLGHSDNHMADKNMKVTVAFNVFGPGLTERMPRVRRGYAHVANNMYNKWNLYAIGGSADPTIFSESNHFVAPDRKEHKEVTKRMDKSPAAKNWKWSTNKDVFINGAFFTPSGGPGVPPPYAAGERFPVAPGAQVPALTASAGPLRCAPGRAC from the exons ATGGCTTCTCTCGTGTTATTAACATTTTCACTCCTTTTTGCAActttctcttctcctcttgTAGATGCTTTTAATTATAGTAATGATTCCACTTTCGCCGCGCCAGCACCAAACCCTATTGATGCTTTTAATTATAGTGATGGTAATTACACCCTCGGAGCGCCAGCACTAAATCCTATTGATGCTTGCTGGCGAAGAGACGCTAAATGGTCGACTAACCGTCAAGCCCTGGCCAGATGCGCGGTAGGGTTCGGGAAAGCCGCGTTAGGGGGCAGCAAAGGGCCTATCTACGTGGTTACAAGCCCAGCAGATGACGTTGGAAAGCCTAAACCCGGAACCTTAAGGTTTGGGGCGACCCAACCTAACCCACTATGGATCACATTCGCACGTGACATGGTCATAAGGTTGAGAACCGAGCTCGAAGTGAAGAGCCACAAGACGATAGACGGGAGAGGAGTAAAAGTTGATATTGGTAACGGACCATGCATTTCGATCAAACGTGCGAGCAATGTCATTATACATGGGATAACTGTCCATGATTGTAGATTGAGCAAAGGGTTTGACGGTGACGGAATCCGCGTGTTTCAATCTAGAAATGTTTGGATCGATCATTGTCACTTATCTCGGTGTCAAGATGGTTTGATCGATGTGGTTACATCTTCTACGGCTGTCACTATTTCTAATAATCGTTTAATAAATCACCAGAAA GCGATGTTGCTCGGACATTCTGACAACCATATGGCTGATAAGAATATGAAAGTTACAGTTGCATTTAATGTATTTGGACCGGGTCTCACTGAGAGAATGCCTAG GGTGAGAAGAGGGTATGCGCATGTAGCAAACAATATGTACAACAAATGGAATCTGTATGCGATTGGAGGAAGTGCTGATCCTACTATCTTTAGTGAATCCAACCACTTCGTCGCTCCTGACAGAAAAGAACACAAAGAG GTGACAAAGAGAATGGATAAAAGTCCTGCCGCAAAAAATTGGAAATGGAGTACGAATAAGGACGTTTTCATCAACGGAGCTTTCTTCACGCCCTCTGGTGGACCGGGCGTTCCGCCGCCGTACGCAGCTGGAGAACGGTTTCCAGTGGCCCCGGGGGCTCAAGTCCCTGCTCTTACTGCCTCGGCCGGCCCTCTCCGTTGCGCACCCGGCAGGGCTTGCTAA
- the LOC106449447 gene encoding 11-beta-hydroxysteroid dehydrogenase-like 3, with product MDVLHIILNILLPPLTIIFLFLFLFYPIYLFIKLLNCVRKHLCVENVAGKVVLITGASSGIGEHVAYEYAKKGADLALVARREDRLQIVAETSRKLGSRDVIIIPGDVTKINDCMKFISETISHFGKVDHLINNAGVSQTVLFENFSQIQDANPIMDTNFWGSTYITYYAIPHLRKSKGKIVVIASAAAKIAIPVATIYSASKAALLGFYEALRIELNPDIKVELFAE from the exons ATGGATGTGCTTCACATCATTCTCAATATTCTTCTGCCTCCTCTTACCAtcattttccttttccttttcctcttctacCCAATCTATCTTTTTATCAAACTTCTAAATTGTGTTCGTAAGCATCTTTGCGTTGAAAATGTCGCTGGAAAAGTAGTTCTCATCACTGGAGCTTCCTCCGGCATCGGAGAG CATGTTGCATACGAGTACGCGAAGAAAGGAGCAGATCTAGCTTTGGTTGCTCGACGAGAGGATCGTTTACAAATAGTAGCAGAGACATCACGGAAGTTAGGTTCACGGGACGTTATCATCATACCTGGTGATGTTACTAAGATTAATGATTGCATGAAGTTCATCAGTGAGACGATAAGTCATTTTGGAAAAG TGGACCATTTAATTAATAATGCTGGTGTATCTCAAACTGTTTTGTTTGAGAATTTCTCCCAAATTCAAGACGCTAATCCTATAATG GATACCAACTTCTGGGGCTCAACATACATCACTTATTATGCAATTCCCCATCTACGAAAAAGTAAAGGAAAAATAGTTGTGATTGCTTCTGCTGCAGCAAAGATAGCTATCCCAGTGGCAACCATTTATTCT GCAAGCAAAGCAGCATTGTTAGGATTTTATGAGGCACTGAGAATTGAACTCAATCCGGATATAAAAGTAGagctttttgcagaa
- the LOC106445834 gene encoding ubiquitin-like-specific protease ESD4 isoform X1, which translates to MGAVAINRKRTEDSLNFNQPSPSPSQASNKKRRFSFGIISPDSNKPSSSTVSRISRYPDAKAPLRREIHAPSRASLRYGLPKPKPNDYSFDDAERRAFDALRFFTKDEEVIDLGDEEEEPEIEIGKEAVSEDSSVEVVDCDIDEKEEIVEPPSSSMLDSLSLVRREATDAASSLEAYKKLLRSAERRDSKLEALGFEILFNEKRLSQLRQSRPKPVEKPLKKVPDEPFIPLTKEDKAEVYNAFSGKNRRKVLVTHANSNIDITGQVLQCLTPSAWLNDEVINVYLELLKEREIREPKKYLKCHFFNTFFYKKLVSDSGYNYKAVRRWTTQRKLGYALIDCDMIFVPIHRSVHWTLAVINNRDRKFLYLDSLNGVDSKILNALAKYLGDEAKEKSGKDIDVSSWDMEFVEDLPQQQNGYDCGMFMLKYIDFFSRGLGICFSQEHMPYFRLRTAKEILRLRAD; encoded by the exons ATGGGTGCCGTCGCCATCAATCGCAAGCGCACGGAGGATTCCTTGAACTTCAATCAACCATCCCCATCCCCATCCCAAGCTTCGAACAAGAAACGCAGATTCTCCTTCGGAATCATCTCTCCAGACTCCAACAAGCCGTCTTCTTCCACAGTCTCGAGGATCTCGAGGTATCCCGATGCGAAAGCCCCTCTCCGACGAGAGATTCACGCCCCCAGCCGAGCCAGCCTCAGATACGGTttacccaagcccaagcccaacgATTACTCCTTCGACGACGCCGAGAGGAGAGCTTTCGATGCGTTGAGGTTCTTTACGAAGGATGAAGAGGTTATCGATTTGggcgatgaagaagaagagcctGAGATTGAGATTGGAAAGGAAGCAGTTTCTGAAGATTCAAGCGTCGAAGTTGTTGATTGTGATATTGATGAGAAGGAGGAGATCGTTGAGCCTCCTTCAAGTTCGATGCTTGATTCATTGTCTTTAGTTAGGCGAGAGGCTACAGATGCTGCTTCGAGTCTCGAAGCCTATAAGAAGCTTTTGCGGAGCGCAGAGAGGAGGGACTCAAAGTTGGAAGCTTTGGGGTTTGAGATTTTGTTCAATGAGAAGAGGTTGTCGCAGCTTCGTCAGTCTCGTCCTAAGCCTGTGGAGAAGCCTCTCAAG AAGGTGCCTGACGAACCGTTTATACCTCTCACAAAGGAGGATAAGGCTGAAGTCTACAACGCATTTTCTGGGAAAAATAG AAGGAAAGTCTTGGTTACTCATGCGAATTCAAACATTGATATTACTGGTCAAGTTCTACAATGTCTTACCCCATCTGCATGGTTAAACGACGAG GTTATCAATGTCTATCTCGAACTACTCAAAGAAAGAGAAATTAGAGAGCCCAAAAAGTATTTGAAGTGTCATTTCTTCAATACCTTTTTCTACAAAAAG CTGGTTAGCGACTCTGGTTATAACTATAAAGCTGTTAGGAGATGGACTACGCAGAGAAAGTTGGGATATGCTCTTATTGACTGCGACATG ATATTTGTTCCCATCCACAGGAGTGTGCATTGGACCTTGGCAGTTATTAACAACAGGGATCGCAAGTTCTTGTATCTCGATTCACTAAATGGAGTTGATTCCAAGATTTTGAATGCTCTG GCAAAATATTTGGGCGATGAAGCTAAGGAAAAAAGTGGGAAAGACATTGATGTTAGTTCGTGGGACATGGAATTTGTTGAAGACCTTCCCCAACAACAAAATGG GTATGACTGTGGAATGTTTATGCTCAAGTACATCGACTTTTTCAGTAGAGGTCTGGGGATATGTTTCAGCCAG GAACATATGCCATACTTCCGGCTAAGAACGGCTAAAGAGATTCTGAGACTACGTGCTGACTGA
- the LOC106445834 gene encoding ubiquitin-like-specific protease ESD4 isoform X2 yields MGAVAINRKRTEDSLNFNQPSPSPSQASNKKRRFSFGIISPDSNKPSSSTVSRISRYPDAKAPLRREIHAPSRASLRYGLPKPKPNDYSFDDAERRAFDALRFFTKDEEVIDLGDEEEEPEIEIGKEAVSEDSSVEVVDCDIDEKEEIVEPPSSSMLDSLSLVRREATDAASSLEAYKKLLRSAERRDSKLEALGFEILFNEKRLSQLRQSRPKPVEKPLKVPDEPFIPLTKEDKAEVYNAFSGKNRRKVLVTHANSNIDITGQVLQCLTPSAWLNDEVINVYLELLKEREIREPKKYLKCHFFNTFFYKKLVSDSGYNYKAVRRWTTQRKLGYALIDCDMIFVPIHRSVHWTLAVINNRDRKFLYLDSLNGVDSKILNALAKYLGDEAKEKSGKDIDVSSWDMEFVEDLPQQQNGYDCGMFMLKYIDFFSRGLGICFSQEHMPYFRLRTAKEILRLRAD; encoded by the exons ATGGGTGCCGTCGCCATCAATCGCAAGCGCACGGAGGATTCCTTGAACTTCAATCAACCATCCCCATCCCCATCCCAAGCTTCGAACAAGAAACGCAGATTCTCCTTCGGAATCATCTCTCCAGACTCCAACAAGCCGTCTTCTTCCACAGTCTCGAGGATCTCGAGGTATCCCGATGCGAAAGCCCCTCTCCGACGAGAGATTCACGCCCCCAGCCGAGCCAGCCTCAGATACGGTttacccaagcccaagcccaacgATTACTCCTTCGACGACGCCGAGAGGAGAGCTTTCGATGCGTTGAGGTTCTTTACGAAGGATGAAGAGGTTATCGATTTGggcgatgaagaagaagagcctGAGATTGAGATTGGAAAGGAAGCAGTTTCTGAAGATTCAAGCGTCGAAGTTGTTGATTGTGATATTGATGAGAAGGAGGAGATCGTTGAGCCTCCTTCAAGTTCGATGCTTGATTCATTGTCTTTAGTTAGGCGAGAGGCTACAGATGCTGCTTCGAGTCTCGAAGCCTATAAGAAGCTTTTGCGGAGCGCAGAGAGGAGGGACTCAAAGTTGGAAGCTTTGGGGTTTGAGATTTTGTTCAATGAGAAGAGGTTGTCGCAGCTTCGTCAGTCTCGTCCTAAGCCTGTGGAGAAGCCTCTCAAG GTGCCTGACGAACCGTTTATACCTCTCACAAAGGAGGATAAGGCTGAAGTCTACAACGCATTTTCTGGGAAAAATAG AAGGAAAGTCTTGGTTACTCATGCGAATTCAAACATTGATATTACTGGTCAAGTTCTACAATGTCTTACCCCATCTGCATGGTTAAACGACGAG GTTATCAATGTCTATCTCGAACTACTCAAAGAAAGAGAAATTAGAGAGCCCAAAAAGTATTTGAAGTGTCATTTCTTCAATACCTTTTTCTACAAAAAG CTGGTTAGCGACTCTGGTTATAACTATAAAGCTGTTAGGAGATGGACTACGCAGAGAAAGTTGGGATATGCTCTTATTGACTGCGACATG ATATTTGTTCCCATCCACAGGAGTGTGCATTGGACCTTGGCAGTTATTAACAACAGGGATCGCAAGTTCTTGTATCTCGATTCACTAAATGGAGTTGATTCCAAGATTTTGAATGCTCTG GCAAAATATTTGGGCGATGAAGCTAAGGAAAAAAGTGGGAAAGACATTGATGTTAGTTCGTGGGACATGGAATTTGTTGAAGACCTTCCCCAACAACAAAATGG GTATGACTGTGGAATGTTTATGCTCAAGTACATCGACTTTTTCAGTAGAGGTCTGGGGATATGTTTCAGCCAG GAACATATGCCATACTTCCGGCTAAGAACGGCTAAAGAGATTCTGAGACTACGTGCTGACTGA